The proteins below come from a single Serratia ficaria genomic window:
- a CDS encoding MltR family transcriptional regulator — translation MEEAQAFENQVLEKLNAGKTVRSFLIAAVELLAEALNVLVVQVFRKDDYAVKYAVEPLLSGAGPLGELSVRLKLMYGLGVISRHEYEDAELLMALREELNHDGTEYRFVDDEILGPFGELHCVAALPPVPAFLQPGEADESLIAMQRQRYQQMVRSTMVLSVTDLIAGIGAKQPSRLSPLGRG, via the coding sequence ATGGAAGAAGCACAGGCATTTGAAAACCAGGTTCTGGAAAAGCTGAACGCAGGCAAGACGGTGCGCAGTTTCCTGATCGCGGCGGTAGAGCTGCTGGCGGAGGCGCTCAACGTGCTGGTGGTGCAGGTATTCCGCAAGGATGACTACGCGGTGAAATATGCCGTCGAGCCGCTGTTGTCCGGCGCCGGGCCGCTGGGCGAACTGTCGGTGCGCCTGAAGCTGATGTACGGGCTGGGGGTGATTTCACGTCATGAGTATGAAGATGCCGAACTGTTGATGGCGCTGCGCGAAGAGCTGAACCACGACGGCACGGAATACCGCTTTGTCGACGACGAAATTCTCGGTCCGTTCGGCGAGCTGCACTGCGTGGCCGCATTGCCGCCGGTGCCGGCTTTCCTGCAGCCCGGCGAAGCGGATGAATCGCTGATCGCCATGCAGCGTCAGCGTTACCAGCAGATGGTGCGTTCCACCATGGTGCTGTCGGTCACCGATTTGATCGCCGGCATCGGCGCCAAACAGCCTTCCCGGCTGTCCCCGCTCGGCCGCGGTTAG
- the mtlD gene encoding mannitol-1-phosphate 5-dehydrogenase has protein sequence MKALHFGAGNIGRGFIGKLLADAHAELTFADVNQAVLDQLNSRKSYQVRVVGEQEQVESVNNVSAVNSGSEEAVDLIAAADIVTTAVGPQILGKIAGAIARGLIKRHRQGNEQPLNIIACENMVRGTSQLKQHVFDALPQDERAWVEQHVGFVDSAVDRIVPPAEAGSSDPLEVTVETFSEWIVDQTQFKGQPPAIAGMELTDNLMAFVERKLFTLNTGHAITAYLGQRAGLQTIRDAILDPAIRRVVKGAMEESGAVLIKRYGFDADKHAAYINKILGRFENPYLHDDVERVGRQPLRKLSAGDRLIKPLLGTLEYGLPHANLIQGIAAAMSYRSVQDPQAQELVELLNQLGPKAALAQISGLPAESEVVEEAVAVYNAMHK, from the coding sequence ATGAAAGCATTACATTTCGGCGCCGGGAACATCGGCCGCGGTTTTATTGGCAAGCTGTTGGCGGATGCGCATGCCGAACTGACTTTCGCCGACGTCAACCAGGCGGTGCTGGATCAACTGAACAGCCGCAAAAGCTATCAGGTGCGCGTGGTGGGCGAGCAGGAGCAGGTCGAGAGCGTCAATAACGTCAGCGCGGTCAACAGCGGCAGTGAGGAAGCGGTGGATCTGATCGCCGCAGCCGATATCGTCACCACCGCCGTCGGCCCGCAGATCCTCGGCAAAATTGCCGGCGCTATCGCCAGGGGGCTGATCAAACGCCACCGGCAGGGCAACGAGCAGCCGTTGAACATCATCGCCTGCGAGAACATGGTGCGCGGCACCAGCCAGCTGAAGCAGCACGTATTCGACGCGCTGCCGCAGGACGAGCGGGCGTGGGTCGAGCAGCACGTCGGCTTCGTCGACTCCGCGGTGGACCGCATCGTGCCGCCGGCGGAAGCGGGCAGCAGCGATCCGCTGGAAGTGACGGTGGAAACCTTCAGCGAGTGGATCGTCGACCAGACCCAGTTCAAGGGCCAACCGCCGGCCATCGCCGGCATGGAGCTGACCGACAACCTGATGGCGTTCGTCGAGCGCAAGCTGTTTACCCTCAACACCGGCCACGCCATCACCGCCTACCTCGGCCAGCGGGCCGGGCTGCAGACCATCCGCGATGCGATCCTCGATCCGGCCATCCGCCGGGTGGTGAAGGGGGCGATGGAAGAGAGCGGCGCGGTGCTGATCAAACGCTACGGCTTCGACGCCGACAAGCACGCCGCCTACATCAACAAAATCCTCGGCCGCTTTGAAAACCCTTATCTGCACGACGACGTCGAACGCGTGGGCCGCCAGCCGCTGCGCAAGCTGAGCGCCGGCGACCGCCTGATCAAACCGCTGCTGGGCACGCTGGAATATGGCCTGCCGCACGCCAATCTGATCCAGGGCATCGCGGCCGCCATGAGCTACCGCAGCGTGCAGGATCCGCAGGCGCAGGAGCTGGTGGAACTGCTGAACCAGCTGGGGCCGAAAGCCGCGCTGGCGCAAATTTCCGGCCTGCCGGCGGAAAGCGAGGTTGTAGAAGAGGCCGTTGCTGTGTATAACGCCATGCACAAGTAG
- a CDS encoding methyl-accepting chemotaxis protein, which translates to MAALHTSAGKFIHLTVGKKLGLGFALLLLLAVTIAGTGAQYLHIIESRADRIDFSNRLNDEINQAKYNRAMFGQTYQPEYLHSNRANIENAVKLIGQGQDLDWDPQSRKDLQRLVTLIGEYQQQQNAFERAVAAKDAVRQSWNMSEVQASLSQLERQLTNGDLQLAFIQLNQKLTQVRYGARGLLLSLDQQAEAPLMAAIDEARDAAGALSRRVSDAQRPQLQPLLTALDDYKKRIAAYLPAYQQEQQLSRQLGESARQIGTLVNAFMQDELAQTHSDINLAQLQMGVTTLIAIVAGVLIAWRITLQITRPLHSTLAMAERIASGDLRQAQTSHRRDELGQLLNAVAAMSQNLRDMIEKIQMGVSQVSTAAAEIAAGNTDLSSRTEQQAAAVEETAASMEQLTATVKQNADNAHHANQLATDASQTAQQGGKLVESVVSTMRDISSSSQRIAEITTLINGIAFQTNILALNAAVEAARAGEQGRGFSVVASEVRNLAQRSAQAAKEIEGLIAESVNRVQTGTELVENTGSTMEQIVRSVTHVRDIMAEIAAASDEQTRGIAQIGQAIVEMDHTTQQNAALVEESAAAADSLEEQAEMLLQSVSVFRLAEQAEPLAAKVPAPKAPTVKQPVGQAAAEDNWTAF; encoded by the coding sequence ATGGCGGCATTGCACACATCGGCAGGAAAATTCATTCATCTCACCGTGGGTAAAAAGCTCGGCCTCGGCTTTGCGCTGTTGCTGCTGCTGGCGGTCACCATCGCCGGCACCGGGGCGCAGTACCTGCACATTATCGAGTCCCGCGCCGATCGCATCGACTTCAGCAACCGGTTGAACGACGAGATCAATCAGGCCAAATATAACCGCGCGATGTTCGGCCAGACCTATCAACCGGAATATCTGCACAGCAACCGCGCCAACATCGAAAACGCCGTCAAACTGATCGGCCAGGGGCAAGACCTGGACTGGGACCCGCAGAGCCGCAAGGACCTGCAGCGGCTGGTGACGTTGATCGGCGAATATCAGCAGCAGCAAAACGCCTTCGAGCGGGCGGTGGCGGCGAAAGACGCGGTGCGCCAGAGCTGGAACATGTCTGAGGTGCAGGCCAGCCTGAGCCAGCTGGAGCGGCAGCTCACCAACGGCGATCTGCAGCTGGCGTTCATCCAGCTGAACCAGAAGCTGACCCAGGTGCGCTACGGCGCGCGCGGCCTGCTGCTGAGCCTGGATCAGCAAGCCGAAGCGCCGCTGATGGCCGCCATCGATGAGGCGCGCGACGCCGCCGGCGCCCTGAGCCGCCGGGTTAGCGATGCGCAGCGCCCCCAGCTGCAGCCGCTGCTGACCGCGCTCGACGATTACAAGAAGCGCATCGCCGCCTACCTGCCGGCCTATCAGCAGGAACAGCAGCTCAGCCGGCAGCTGGGCGAAAGCGCCCGACAGATCGGCACGCTGGTCAACGCCTTTATGCAGGATGAGCTGGCGCAGACCCACAGCGACATCAATCTGGCGCAGCTGCAGATGGGCGTCACCACCCTGATCGCCATCGTCGCCGGGGTGCTGATCGCCTGGCGCATCACGCTGCAAATCACCCGCCCGCTGCACAGCACCCTGGCGATGGCGGAACGCATCGCCAGCGGCGACCTGCGCCAGGCGCAGACCAGCCACCGCCGCGACGAACTCGGCCAGTTGCTCAACGCGGTGGCGGCGATGAGCCAGAACCTGCGCGATATGATCGAGAAGATCCAGATGGGCGTCAGCCAGGTGTCCACCGCCGCGGCGGAGATCGCCGCCGGCAATACCGATCTGTCTTCACGCACCGAGCAGCAGGCGGCCGCGGTGGAAGAAACCGCCGCCAGCATGGAACAGCTGACCGCCACGGTGAAACAGAACGCCGATAACGCCCACCACGCCAATCAACTGGCCACCGACGCTTCGCAAACCGCGCAGCAGGGCGGCAAGCTGGTGGAGAGCGTGGTCAGCACCATGCGCGACATTTCCAGCAGCTCTCAGCGGATCGCCGAAATTACCACCCTGATCAACGGCATTGCCTTCCAGACCAACATTCTGGCGCTCAACGCCGCGGTGGAGGCGGCGCGCGCCGGCGAACAGGGCCGCGGTTTCTCGGTGGTGGCCAGCGAGGTGCGCAACCTGGCGCAGCGCAGCGCCCAGGCGGCCAAGGAGATCGAAGGGCTGATCGCCGAATCGGTCAACCGGGTGCAAACCGGCACCGAACTGGTGGAAAACACCGGCAGCACCATGGAGCAGATTGTCCGCTCGGTGACCCACGTGCGCGACATCATGGCCGAAATCGCCGCCGCCTCCGACGAGCAGACGCGCGGCATCGCCCAGATTGGCCAGGCTATCGTCGAAATGGACCACACCACCCAGCAAAACGCCGCGCTGGTGGAAGAGTCCGCCGCCGCCGCCGACTCGCTGGAAGAACAGGCCGAGATGCTGCTGCAGAGCGTCTCGGTATTCCGCCTGGCGGAACAGGCCGAGCCGCTTGCCGCCAAAGTTCCGGCGCCGAAAGCGCCGACGGTGAAGCAGCCGGTCGGCCAGGCTGCCGCGGAAGACAACTGGACCGCTTTCTGA
- a CDS encoding aminotransferase-like domain-containing protein: protein MTLLDETPETRYLQLADTLAEAIRRGTLLPGSRLPSVRRCAQTHSVSINTVVSAYRTLEDRGLIEARPQSGFYVRSTLPALKMAPQPSGRIEPPADDVLALIDAVFAAQQNPQFTNISLACPQTADFYPGGKLGRMLSSQLRRQPNLIGQYALPPGSLRLRQQIARRAMTLGMLLEPGDITLTHGCMEALQLALRVITRPGDCVGLESPTYFYLLPLLASLGLKALEIPTDPQHGLSLDALELLLNEKRLNAVIVMPTVQNPLGCTMPPAAKKRLARLMNDHQVPLIEDGLYAEIQFGAALSPAVKSFDSDGWVLFCSSFTKTLAPDFRIGWISGGRFNEALRKLKAVSSMSESQLLSETLATFLESGGYDHHLRNLRKRYAAQVDEARALIARHFPRGTRATQPAGGFVFWVEFPAGVDSVALFHQLLEEQICLTPGTLYSPSGRYRNALRLSCCYPFNARYTQALARVGAKACEMSGLPPGIAQDG, encoded by the coding sequence GTGACCCTGCTCGATGAAACACCGGAAACCCGCTACCTGCAGCTGGCGGATACGCTGGCGGAGGCGATTCGCCGCGGCACGCTGCTGCCCGGCAGCCGTTTGCCTTCGGTGCGGCGCTGCGCGCAGACCCACAGCGTCAGCATCAATACCGTGGTGTCGGCCTACCGCACGCTGGAGGACCGCGGGCTGATCGAAGCGCGGCCGCAGTCGGGCTTCTACGTGCGCAGCACGCTGCCGGCGCTGAAAATGGCCCCTCAGCCCAGCGGGCGCATCGAGCCGCCGGCCGACGACGTGCTGGCGCTGATCGACGCCGTGTTCGCCGCCCAGCAAAACCCGCAGTTCACCAACATTTCGCTGGCTTGCCCGCAGACCGCCGATTTTTATCCCGGCGGCAAGCTGGGGCGCATGCTGTCGTCGCAGCTGCGTCGGCAGCCCAACCTGATCGGCCAATACGCGCTGCCGCCCGGCAGCCTGCGGCTGCGTCAGCAAATAGCCCGCCGCGCGATGACGCTGGGCATGCTGCTGGAGCCCGGGGACATTACCCTGACCCACGGCTGCATGGAGGCGCTGCAGCTGGCGCTGCGGGTGATCACCCGGCCGGGCGATTGCGTCGGGCTGGAGTCGCCGACCTATTTTTACCTGCTGCCGCTGCTGGCCAGCCTGGGGCTGAAGGCGCTGGAGATCCCCACCGACCCGCAGCACGGGCTGTCGCTGGACGCGCTGGAGCTGTTGCTGAATGAAAAACGCCTGAACGCGGTGATCGTCATGCCGACGGTGCAGAACCCGCTGGGCTGCACCATGCCGCCGGCGGCGAAAAAGCGGCTGGCGCGGCTGATGAACGATCACCAGGTGCCTTTAATCGAAGATGGGTTGTACGCCGAGATCCAGTTTGGCGCCGCGCTGTCGCCGGCGGTGAAGTCTTTCGACAGCGATGGCTGGGTGCTGTTCTGCTCCAGCTTCACCAAGACGCTGGCGCCGGATTTCCGCATCGGCTGGATCAGCGGCGGCCGCTTTAACGAGGCGTTGCGCAAGCTGAAGGCGGTTTCGTCGATGTCCGAATCGCAGCTGCTGTCGGAAACGCTGGCCACCTTCCTGGAGAGCGGCGGTTACGATCATCACTTGCGCAACCTGCGCAAGCGCTATGCCGCCCAGGTGGATGAGGCGCGGGCCTTGATCGCCCGGCACTTCCCGCGCGGCACCCGGGCGACGCAGCCGGCGGGCGGCTTCGTGTTTTGGGTGGAGTTTCCGGCCGGGGTCGACAGCGTGGCGCTGTTTCATCAGCTGCTGGAGGAGCAAATCTGCCTGACGCCGGGCACGCTGTATTCGCCCAGCGGCCGTTACCGCAACGCGCTGCGGTTGTCCTGCTGCTACCCGTTCAACGCGCGCTACACCCAGGCGCTGGCCCGCGTCGGCGCCAAAGCCTGCGAGATGAGCGGCCTGCCGCCGGGCATTGCGCAAGACGGGTAA
- a CDS encoding YibL family ribosome-associated protein, translated as MKEKEKAEIKRLSDLLDALNHKDATVIQQGNPDLIAQHSKEKEKLAAEIERLKGVRVEKLSAEAQKLSQLPFSREITKKEQADMGSLKKSVRGLIVVHPMTALGREMGLKAVTGYAKKAF; from the coding sequence ATGAAAGAGAAAGAAAAGGCAGAGATTAAGCGCCTTAGCGACCTGCTGGACGCACTGAACCACAAAGACGCCACCGTGATCCAACAGGGCAACCCTGACCTGATCGCCCAGCACAGCAAAGAGAAAGAGAAGCTGGCGGCGGAAATCGAGCGCCTGAAAGGCGTGCGCGTCGAGAAGCTGAGCGCGGAAGCGCAGAAGCTGAGCCAGCTGCCGTTCAGCCGCGAGATCACCAAGAAAGAGCAGGCCGACATGGGCTCGCTGAAGAAAAGCGTGCGCGGCCTGATCGTGGTGCACCCGATGACCGCGCTGGGCCGTGAGATGGGCCTGAAGGCGGTCACCGGCTACGCCAAGAAAGCGTTCTGA
- a CDS encoding DUF3053 domain-containing protein: MAVGIQSRGFARWLAPVLALLVVMQLTACGDKEPEQRKAFIDYLQNTVMRSGASIPTLSEDQKQKFGNYAGDYAILVGFSQQLSKSVDASLTPALDQINQIRTAQDYMSKRDALQQSVGALNLLGQQIQSAKSQADTARAALKQPDDLKAVYNQAYDKIVTGPANALMPAIPTTAGFVQDLAQVGDFLQTQGNQVSFNNNGVQFRTAQQATQYNTMMSNLVAKQQNLLNAQRTIQSVMQ, from the coding sequence ATGGCGGTAGGGATCCAGAGCAGAGGCTTCGCGCGTTGGTTGGCACCGGTATTGGCATTGTTGGTGGTCATGCAGCTGACCGCCTGCGGCGATAAAGAGCCGGAACAACGCAAGGCATTCATTGATTACTTACAGAACACGGTAATGCGCAGCGGGGCGAGCATACCCACGCTGAGCGAAGATCAGAAACAGAAATTCGGCAACTATGCCGGGGATTACGCCATTCTGGTCGGCTTTTCCCAGCAGTTGTCCAAGTCGGTCGATGCCAGCCTGACGCCGGCGCTGGATCAGATTAACCAGATCCGCACCGCGCAGGACTACATGAGCAAGCGCGACGCGCTGCAGCAATCGGTAGGGGCGTTGAACCTGCTCGGCCAGCAGATCCAGTCGGCCAAATCGCAGGCGGATACCGCCCGGGCGGCGTTGAAGCAGCCGGATGACCTGAAAGCGGTCTATAACCAGGCCTATGACAAAATCGTCACCGGCCCGGCGAATGCGCTGATGCCGGCCATCCCGACCACCGCCGGCTTCGTGCAGGATCTGGCGCAGGTGGGCGATTTCCTGCAGACCCAGGGCAATCAGGTGAGCTTCAACAACAATGGCGTCCAGTTCCGCACCGCCCAACAGGCGACGCAGTACAACACCATGATGTCGAACCTGGTGGCCAAGCAGCAGAATCTGCTGAATGCGCAACGGACCATCCAGAGCGTGATGCAGTAA
- a CDS encoding PTS mannitol transporter subunit IICBA, with translation MFSPDIKVKVQNFGRFLSNMVMPNIGAFIAWGIITALFIPTGWLPNETLAKLVGPMITYLLPLLIGYTGGRLVGGDRGGVVGAITTMGVIVGADMPMFLGAMIAGPLGGWAIKHFDRWVDGKIKSGFEMLVNNFSAGIIGMLLAILAFLGIGPLVEVLSKLLAAGVHVMVVNNLLPLASIFVEPAKILFLNNAINHGIFSPLGIQQATEAGKSVFFLIEANPGPGMGVLMAYMFFGRGSAKQSAGGAAIIHFLGGIHEIYFPYVLMNPRLLLAVILGGMTGVFTLTLLNGGLVSPASPGSILAILAMTPKGAYFANIAAVVAAFAVSFVVAAFLLKTSKVKEDDDLEEATRRMQEMKSQSKGGAAAQAAVDGDLTTVRKIIVACDAGMGSSAMGAGVLRKKVNDAGLNNISVTNSAINNLPDDVDLVITHRDLTERAMRHAPQAQHISLTNFLDSKLYSDLVERLVAANKTTDHQQKVIGALDDSFEASEQNLFKLSESNVFLNLQASDKEQAIRFAGEQLVKGGYVEPEYVAAMLEREKLTSTYLGESIAVPHGTIEAKDRVLRTGVVFCQYPQGVRFGEEEDEVARLVIGIAARNNEHIQVITSLTNALDDEDVIERLAHTTSVQEVLELLGGKKA, from the coding sequence ATGTTTTCACCAGACATCAAGGTTAAAGTGCAAAACTTTGGCCGCTTCCTGAGCAACATGGTGATGCCCAACATTGGCGCCTTTATCGCCTGGGGTATCATAACCGCGTTATTCATTCCTACCGGCTGGCTGCCGAATGAAACCCTGGCCAAGCTGGTCGGCCCGATGATCACCTACCTGCTGCCGTTGCTGATCGGTTATACCGGCGGGCGGCTGGTGGGCGGCGATCGCGGCGGCGTGGTCGGCGCCATCACCACCATGGGCGTGATCGTCGGCGCCGATATGCCGATGTTCCTCGGCGCGATGATCGCCGGCCCGTTGGGCGGCTGGGCCATCAAGCATTTCGACCGCTGGGTGGACGGCAAGATCAAAAGCGGCTTTGAGATGCTGGTGAACAACTTCTCCGCCGGCATCATCGGCATGCTGCTGGCGATCCTGGCCTTCCTGGGCATTGGCCCGCTGGTGGAGGTGCTGTCCAAACTGCTGGCGGCCGGCGTGCACGTCATGGTGGTGAACAACCTGCTGCCGCTGGCGTCGATCTTCGTCGAACCGGCGAAAATCCTGTTCCTGAACAACGCCATCAACCACGGCATCTTCTCGCCGCTGGGCATTCAGCAGGCCACAGAGGCCGGCAAGTCGGTATTCTTCCTGATTGAAGCCAACCCGGGTCCGGGCATGGGCGTGCTGATGGCCTACATGTTCTTTGGCCGCGGCAGCGCCAAGCAGTCTGCGGGCGGTGCGGCGATCATCCACTTCCTTGGCGGCATCCACGAAATTTATTTCCCGTACGTGCTGATGAACCCGCGCCTGCTGCTGGCGGTGATCCTGGGCGGCATGACCGGCGTCTTCACCCTGACGCTGCTGAACGGCGGCCTGGTGTCTCCGGCTTCCCCCGGCTCTATCCTGGCGATTCTGGCGATGACGCCGAAAGGCGCCTACTTCGCCAACATCGCGGCGGTGGTTGCGGCCTTTGCCGTGTCCTTCGTGGTCGCCGCATTCCTGCTGAAAACCTCGAAGGTGAAAGAGGACGACGATCTGGAAGAGGCCACCCGCCGCATGCAGGAAATGAAGTCCCAGTCCAAGGGCGGCGCAGCCGCTCAGGCGGCGGTCGACGGTGACCTGACCACCGTGCGTAAAATCATCGTCGCCTGCGATGCGGGCATGGGCTCCAGCGCCATGGGCGCCGGCGTGCTGCGCAAGAAAGTGAACGATGCCGGGCTGAACAACATTTCGGTGACCAACAGCGCCATCAACAACCTGCCGGACGATGTGGACCTGGTGATCACCCACCGCGATCTGACCGAGCGGGCGATGCGCCATGCGCCGCAGGCGCAGCATATTTCGCTGACCAACTTCCTCGACAGCAAGCTGTACAGCGATCTGGTCGAGCGCCTGGTCGCGGCCAACAAAACCACCGACCACCAGCAGAAGGTGATCGGCGCGCTGGACGACAGCTTCGAAGCCAGCGAGCAGAACCTGTTCAAACTGAGCGAAAGCAACGTGTTCCTCAACCTGCAGGCCAGCGATAAAGAGCAGGCGATCCGCTTCGCCGGCGAGCAGCTGGTGAAGGGCGGCTACGTCGAGCCGGAATACGTCGCGGCGATGCTGGAGCGCGAAAAACTCACCTCCACCTACCTGGGCGAATCGATCGCCGTGCCGCACGGCACCATCGAGGCCAAGGATCGGGTGCTGCGCACCGGCGTGGTGTTCTGCCAGTATCCGCAGGGCGTGCGCTTCGGCGAAGAAGAAGACGAAGTGGCCCGCCTGGTGATCGGCATCGCCGCCCGCAACAACGAGCATATCCAGGTGATCACCAGCCTGACCAATGCGCTGGACGATGAGGACGTCATCGAACGCCTGGCGCACACCACCAGCGTGCAGGAAGTGCTGGAGCTGCTCGGCGGCAAGAAAGCCTGA
- the yiiM gene encoding 6-hydroxyaminopurine reductase, protein MHHPEVYIGGIQPYAGGRPSAIAKRQVDGAVRLTPLGLEGDEQAEKSYHGGPDRALCHYPREHYAHWREQFPAQAELFSAPAFGENLSTRGLTEHNVFMGDIYRWGEALIQVTQPRSPCFKLNYHFAIDDISVLMQQSGRCGWLYRVVSPGMVSGDRPLELAARSSDLSVAEAIGIAWHMPFDEEQYRRLLTVAGLSASWSKTMLTRINEGRLEDHNRRLLGR, encoded by the coding sequence ATGCATCACCCAGAAGTTTATATCGGCGGCATCCAACCCTATGCAGGCGGGCGCCCCAGCGCCATCGCCAAACGTCAGGTGGATGGCGCCGTCAGGCTCACGCCGCTCGGCCTGGAAGGCGACGAGCAGGCGGAGAAAAGCTACCACGGCGGGCCGGACCGCGCGCTGTGCCACTACCCGCGCGAACACTACGCCCACTGGCGCGAGCAGTTCCCGGCGCAGGCGGAGCTGTTCAGCGCGCCGGCCTTCGGCGAGAATCTCTCCACCCGGGGGCTGACCGAACACAACGTGTTCATGGGGGATATCTACCGCTGGGGCGAGGCGCTGATCCAGGTCACCCAGCCGCGCTCCCCGTGCTTCAAGCTCAACTATCATTTCGCTATCGACGACATCTCGGTGCTGATGCAGCAAAGCGGCCGCTGCGGTTGGCTGTACCGCGTAGTCTCCCCCGGCATGGTCAGCGGCGATCGCCCGCTGGAGCTGGCGGCGCGCAGCAGCGACCTGTCGGTCGCCGAGGCCATCGGCATCGCCTGGCACATGCCGTTCGACGAAGAGCAGTATCGCCGCCTGCTGACGGTGGCCGGGCTGTCGGCCAGCTGGAGCAAAACCATGCTGACGCGCATCAACGAAGGCCGCCTCGAAGACCATAACCGCCGCCTGCTGGGGCGCTGA
- a CDS encoding LysE family translocator, giving the protein MLDSAFVSYVTVMSITPGPNNLLLASSGVNFGLRRTLPMLFGISLGCAVQLALTTSLLALVLSWAGSIRFPLAVVGCAYLLWLSWKLFRAGSPDAKQQARPMRLLNGALFQAVNPKAWLMAINVAILFTPREGASLSHTLMTIAAFTALNIPCVLVWAILGDRLRDALRVGWKLRLFNGVMSGLMAATALWLLFDEWRAAFA; this is encoded by the coding sequence ATGCTGGACTCCGCCTTTGTCAGTTACGTCACCGTGATGTCGATCACCCCCGGCCCCAACAACCTGCTGCTGGCCTCGTCCGGCGTCAACTTCGGCCTGCGCCGCACCCTGCCGATGTTGTTCGGCATCAGCCTCGGCTGCGCGGTGCAATTGGCGCTGACCACCAGCCTGCTGGCGCTGGTGCTCAGCTGGGCGGGATCGATACGTTTTCCGCTGGCGGTGGTCGGCTGCGCCTATCTGTTGTGGCTGTCGTGGAAGCTGTTTCGCGCCGGTTCGCCGGACGCCAAACAGCAGGCGCGGCCGATGCGGCTGCTCAATGGCGCGCTGTTCCAGGCGGTCAATCCCAAGGCCTGGCTGATGGCGATTAACGTGGCTATTCTGTTTACGCCGCGCGAAGGCGCCAGCCTGAGCCATACGCTGATGACCATCGCCGCGTTCACCGCGTTGAACATCCCCTGCGTGCTGGTCTGGGCGATATTGGGCGACCGCCTGCGCGATGCGCTGCGGGTCGGCTGGAAACTGCGGCTGTTTAACGGCGTGATGTCGGGATTGATGGCGGCAACCGCGCTGTGGCTGCTGTTTGACGAATGGCGCGCGGCCTTTGCCTAA
- a CDS encoding class I SAM-dependent methyltransferase, producing MNTPSHSIHHAAAVGYQTNADRYVKGRPDYPPEIAGWLREVIGLHAGMTVIDLGAGTGKFTPRLLETGAQAIAVEPVAQMLEKLSAALPQVKTLAGSAESLPLPDESVDAVVCAQSFHWFATPRALAEIQRILKPGGKLGMVWNMRDARVGWVRKLNQIVDRHEGDAPRFYTGEWRKLFPFKGFEPLQEQVFMLNHRGAVEDVIYNRVRSTSFIAALPQPQQERVIEQVRQLVAEEGELQGKEEVTVPYQTKAYFTTKG from the coding sequence ATGAACACCCCTTCTCATTCGATTCATCACGCCGCAGCCGTTGGCTACCAGACCAACGCCGACCGCTACGTGAAAGGCCGGCCGGACTACCCGCCGGAAATCGCCGGCTGGCTGCGTGAGGTCATCGGCCTGCACGCCGGCATGACGGTTATCGATCTCGGCGCCGGCACCGGCAAATTCACCCCGCGCCTGCTGGAAACCGGCGCGCAGGCGATCGCCGTGGAACCGGTGGCGCAAATGCTGGAGAAGCTGTCGGCGGCGCTGCCGCAGGTGAAAACGCTGGCGGGCAGCGCCGAATCCCTCCCGCTGCCGGACGAGTCGGTCGATGCGGTGGTGTGCGCGCAGTCGTTCCATTGGTTCGCCACGCCGCGGGCGCTGGCTGAAATTCAGCGCATCCTCAAGCCCGGCGGCAAGCTCGGCATGGTGTGGAACATGCGCGACGCGCGCGTCGGCTGGGTGCGCAAGCTGAACCAAATCGTCGACCGCCACGAGGGCGACGCGCCGCGTTTCTATACCGGCGAATGGCGCAAACTGTTTCCGTTCAAAGGTTTCGAACCGCTGCAGGAGCAGGTGTTTATGCTCAACCATCGGGGCGCGGTTGAGGATGTGATTTACAACCGGGTGCGCTCCACCAGCTTTATCGCCGCGTTGCCGCAGCCGCAGCAGGAGCGGGTGATCGAACAGGTTCGCCAGCTGGTGGCGGAGGAAGGGGAACTGCAGGGCAAGGAAGAGGTGACCGTGCCCTATCAAACCAAGGCGTACTTCACGACCAAGGGATAA